The following are encoded in a window of Massilia sp. R2A-15 genomic DNA:
- a CDS encoding MGMT family protein has translation MTAPGSPRAHGKVRHLFVKTFHGREASELSGGESLLCVQGWGIEGDVHANRLSPRQILIALASDLEKFAIAPGSLHENMVVSLTPEHMFRPGAAILTDRGVEIRLTMYCEPCSRISHLIPKLRDLVQRRGILGTIAKGGSISAGDLFTLLPDRYALLPESPTRRFRDFVAAIPPGTVVRYADIAVGMGVAHSFVRAMPGYIKRNIHQGLPMHRIVNANGQLLAYLPNQAEKLTAEGVQIERAKVDLRSFLWQG, from the coding sequence TTGACTGCCCCGGGTTCGCCCCGCGCTCACGGAAAGGTTCGACACCTCTTTGTTAAAACTTTCCATGGCCGGGAAGCGAGCGAATTATCTGGCGGCGAATCTTTGCTGTGCGTCCAAGGCTGGGGCATCGAAGGGGATGTACACGCCAACCGCTTGAGCCCGCGGCAAATTCTGATCGCGCTCGCGTCCGACTTGGAAAAATTCGCGATTGCGCCCGGCTCGCTGCACGAAAACATGGTGGTGTCACTTACGCCGGAACACATGTTTCGGCCCGGCGCCGCAATCCTCACCGACCGTGGTGTCGAGATCCGGCTGACCATGTACTGCGAACCATGCAGTCGCATCTCTCATTTGATTCCCAAGCTTCGCGACCTCGTTCAGCGCCGCGGCATTCTCGGTACGATTGCAAAAGGCGGCTCGATCAGCGCCGGCGATCTCTTCACGCTGCTTCCGGATCGGTACGCCCTGTTACCCGAGTCGCCCACTCGACGGTTCCGGGATTTTGTCGCCGCAATTCCGCCGGGAACAGTTGTTCGCTATGCCGACATAGCGGTCGGAATGGGAGTGGCGCACAGCTTCGTGCGTGCAATGCCTGGATACATCAAAAGGAATATCCACCAGGGTTTGCCCATGCACCGAATCGTCAACGCCAACGGCCAGTTGCTCGCCTACCTTCCAAATCAGGCAGAAAAGCTCACTGCCGAAGGCGTTCAGATTGAACGGGCCAAGGTGGATCTGCGAAGTTTTCTTTGGCAAGGGTGA
- a CDS encoding porin, producing MKQSALVAALLGASLGSAWAQSSPPTVYGVLDAGVVSERGCNGGCTTRIDGGIATESRIGVRGSEQISDGLSAIYTLEAGVQPDTGRSGPDGRLLRQAFVGLKGKAGTVTLGRQDNLEHAALTDVGDPFKGGTAGSATNLIGTSGRRDDNSIHYYTNQVHGVSAAASYGFGEVVGDPSGNRAWGVSIGLERGPLTLRAAHQNRNFTKIAPSTPMGNNMDAKNSIIAANLRVGIATAYAAYSISRGTGSSPLWNPDNPYSAAIASVPSTDSRDVLVGLAVPVGATTFLASYIRKNDRDPANLDANQVAFGASYAMSRRTDFYAAYSRITNRNGAGYTVGNASSHGNGSSALNVGMRHAF from the coding sequence ATGAAACAATCCGCCCTTGTTGCCGCCCTGCTTGGCGCTAGCCTTGGCAGCGCGTGGGCTCAAAGTTCGCCGCCGACCGTGTACGGCGTGCTCGACGCCGGCGTGGTCAGCGAACGCGGCTGCAACGGCGGCTGTACGACCCGCATCGACGGCGGTATCGCGACCGAATCGCGCATCGGAGTGCGCGGCAGCGAACAGATCAGCGACGGCCTGTCGGCAATTTACACCCTCGAAGCGGGCGTCCAGCCCGACACCGGCCGCTCCGGCCCGGACGGCAGGCTGCTGCGCCAGGCGTTCGTTGGCCTGAAGGGCAAGGCGGGCACCGTGACGCTGGGCCGCCAGGATAATCTGGAGCACGCGGCGCTGACCGATGTCGGCGATCCGTTCAAGGGCGGCACAGCCGGCAGCGCGACCAACCTGATCGGCACCTCCGGGCGCCGCGACGACAACAGCATCCACTACTACACCAACCAGGTGCACGGCGTGTCCGCCGCGGCCTCGTATGGCTTCGGCGAGGTGGTGGGCGATCCGTCCGGCAATCGCGCGTGGGGCGTGTCGATCGGGCTCGAGCGGGGACCGTTGACGCTGCGCGCGGCGCACCAGAACCGCAACTTCACCAAGATCGCGCCGTCCACGCCGATGGGCAACAACATGGACGCGAAAAATTCGATCATCGCCGCCAACCTGCGCGTGGGGATCGCCACCGCCTACGCCGCGTACAGCATCAGCCGCGGGACCGGCAGTTCGCCGCTGTGGAATCCGGACAATCCCTACAGTGCCGCGATCGCATCGGTACCGTCGACCGACAGCCGCGACGTGCTGGTCGGCCTGGCGGTGCCCGTCGGCGCGACCACCTTCCTCGCGTCGTACATTCGCAAGAACGACCGCGATCCGGCCAACCTCGACGCCAACCAGGTCGCCTTCGGCGCCAGCTATGCGATGTCGCGCCGCACCGATTTCTATGCCGCGTATTCGCGCATCACCAACCGCAACGGCGCCGGCTATACGGTCGGCAACGCCTCGTCGCACGGCAATGGATCATCGGCGCTGAACGTGGGCATGCGGCACGCGTTCTGA
- a CDS encoding dienelactone hydrolase family protein — MTKRLTAKDFDPEVLKLFDQYVHGQLDRRGFLAQAGRYAVGGATAASLLSALSPTFAAQIVAPADPRIKATYAEYPSPNGYGKLRGYLVQPAHVKGKLPVVLVVHENRGLNPHIEDIARRLAVDGFIAFAPDALFTLGGYPGDEDKARALFAKLDQTKTRADFVEAAHVAKSLPNSNGKVGVVGFCWGGGIANFLATAVPDLAASVPFYGQQAPASEVPKIKAPLMIHDAEKDERVRAGWPAYEAALKAAGVNYQYFVYAGAEHGFNNDTTPRYDEAAAKLAWQRTVDFFKAKLAG; from the coding sequence ATGACGAAACGCCTGACCGCCAAAGACTTTGACCCAGAAGTGCTGAAACTGTTCGACCAGTATGTGCATGGCCAGCTCGACCGTCGCGGCTTCCTGGCGCAGGCCGGCCGCTACGCCGTCGGCGGCGCCACCGCGGCCAGCCTGCTTTCCGCGCTGTCGCCGACCTTCGCAGCGCAAATCGTGGCGCCGGCCGATCCGCGCATCAAGGCGACGTATGCCGAGTACCCGTCGCCGAATGGTTACGGCAAGTTGCGCGGCTACCTGGTGCAGCCAGCCCACGTCAAAGGCAAGTTACCGGTGGTGCTGGTGGTGCACGAGAACCGCGGCCTCAACCCGCACATCGAAGACATCGCGCGCCGCCTGGCGGTGGACGGATTCATCGCCTTCGCGCCGGACGCCCTGTTCACGTTGGGCGGCTATCCGGGCGACGAAGACAAGGCGCGCGCGCTGTTTGCCAAGCTCGACCAAACCAAAACCCGCGCCGATTTCGTCGAAGCGGCGCACGTCGCCAAGTCCCTGCCGAACAGTAACGGCAAGGTCGGCGTGGTCGGCTTCTGCTGGGGCGGAGGCATCGCCAATTTTCTGGCCACTGCCGTACCCGACCTGGCCGCGTCGGTGCCGTTCTACGGCCAGCAGGCGCCGGCTTCGGAAGTCCCGAAAATCAAGGCGCCGCTGATGATCCACGACGCGGAAAAGGATGAGCGGGTGCGGGCGGGATGGCCGGCCTACGAGGCGGCGCTGAAAGCGGCAGGCGTGAATTACCAGTACTTCGTGTACGCGGGAGCCGAGCACGGCTTCAACAACGACACCACGCCGCGCTACGACGAGGCCGCCGCGAAGCTGGCGTGGCAGCGCACCGTCGACTTCTTCAAGGCGAAGCTGGCCGGCTGA